One stretch of Suricata suricatta isolate VVHF042 chromosome 13, meerkat_22Aug2017_6uvM2_HiC, whole genome shotgun sequence DNA includes these proteins:
- the LOC115275849 gene encoding olfactory receptor 1N2-like, giving the protein MDRINHSSVTEFLLLGLSERPEQQPLLFGIFVGMYLVTIMGNLLIILAIGSDPHLHTPMYFFLANLSFVDACFSSTTVPKMLVNILTRSQTIPYEGCLAQMHFFMMFGALDDFLLGVMAYDRYMAICRPLHYSTLMSPLVCVLLLAACWVLTNLATLLHTLLMTRLSFCAGNSIHHFFCDVVPLLQLSCSDTSTNQVALFTVGSMILTGPLSLIILSYAYIISTIIRVPSASGRQKAFSTCGSHLTVVFLFYGTAIGVYLFPPSSHSGGKDRVAAVFYTVVTPMLNPFIYSLRNNDMKTALSKLFGIHTFSSQGL; this is encoded by the coding sequence ATGGACAGAATCAACCACTCCAGTGTCACTGAGTTTCTCCTCTTGGGTCTTTCTGAGAGGCCAGAGCAGCAGCCTCTCCTATTTGGCATCTTTGTGGGCATGTACCTGGTTACTATTATGGGGAACCTGCTCATTATCCTGGCCATTGGCTCTGACCCacacctccacacccccatgtattttttcctggCCAACCTCTCTTTTGTTGATGCCTGCTTTTCTTCCACCACAGTCCCCAAGATGCTGGTGAATATCCTGACGAGAAGTCAGACCATACCATATGAAGGGTGTTTGGCCCAGATGCATTTCTTCATGATGTTTGGAGCACTGGATGACTTCCTCTTGGgggtgatggcctatgaccgctatatGGCCATCTGTAGGCCTCTTCACTATTCCACACTCATGAGTCCTCTTGTGTGTGTGCTCCTTCTGGCAGCATGCTGGGTCCTCACCAACCTCGCCACCCTCCTACACACCCTGCTTATGACTAGGCTTTCTTTCTGTGCAGGCAACAGCATCCATCACTTCTTCTGTGACGTGGTCCCTCTGCTGCAGTTGTCCTGCTCAGACACCAGTACCAACCAGGTAGCCCTGTTCACTGTGGGCTCCATGATACTCACTGGTCCTCTCTCCCTCATCATTCTGTCATATGCATACATCATCTCCACCATCATTAGGGTCCCATCTGCCTCTGGCAGGCAGAAGGCCTTCTCTACCTGTGGGTCCCACCTCACTGTTGTCTTCCTGTTTTATGGCACAGCAATTGGTGTCTATCTGTTTCCCCCTTCTTCACACTCTGGGGGTAAGGACAGGGTTGCAGCTGTATTTTACACTGTTGTGACTCctatgctgaaccccttcatatACAGCCTCAGGAACAATGATATGAAGACTGCACTGAGTAAGCTTTTTGGAATTCATACATTCTCTTCTCAAGGACTTTGA